Proteins encoded together in one Streptomyces sp. B1I3 window:
- a CDS encoding DeoR/GlpR family DNA-binding transcription regulator — MFAAERRQLILEMVRANGAVSLRELARVVQTSEVTVRRDVRALEAEGLLDRRHGGAVLPGGFTRESGFPQKSHLSTAEKTAIADLAAGLVGEGEAIVVGAGTTTQELARRLARIPGLTVVTNSLLVAQALAHANRVEVVMTGGTLRGSNYALVGSGAEQSLHGLRVSRAFISGSGLTAERGLSTSNMLSASVDRALVQAAAEVVVLADHTKLGSDTMFQTVPTELITRLVTDEPPVHDERAATELQALADQGVEITVAGSGSDAPAGDALPQGRQPRRDMPLPGQRRTQGGPGGLGPQLRSAAALADGPVERGRVADLRRR, encoded by the coding sequence GTGTTCGCTGCAGAACGTCGTCAATTGATCCTCGAAATGGTGCGTGCCAACGGGGCGGTATCGCTCCGTGAGCTCGCCCGCGTCGTCCAGACCTCCGAAGTGACCGTACGGCGGGACGTGCGGGCACTGGAGGCAGAAGGACTCCTCGACCGCCGGCACGGCGGTGCGGTCTTGCCGGGCGGTTTTACGCGGGAGTCCGGCTTTCCGCAGAAATCCCATCTCTCCACCGCGGAGAAGACGGCCATCGCCGACCTCGCCGCCGGACTGGTCGGTGAGGGCGAGGCCATCGTGGTCGGCGCCGGAACGACCACGCAGGAGCTGGCCCGCCGGCTCGCGCGGATTCCCGGCCTGACCGTCGTCACCAACTCCCTCCTGGTCGCCCAGGCGCTGGCCCATGCCAACCGGGTGGAAGTGGTGATGACCGGAGGAACCCTGCGCGGGAGCAACTACGCACTCGTGGGCAGCGGGGCCGAGCAGTCCCTCCACGGGCTGCGGGTCTCCCGGGCGTTCATCTCGGGGAGCGGACTGACCGCCGAGCGTGGTCTGTCCACGTCCAACATGCTCTCCGCGAGCGTGGACCGTGCGCTGGTGCAGGCCGCGGCCGAGGTGGTGGTCCTGGCCGACCACACCAAGCTCGGCTCCGACACCATGTTCCAGACGGTGCCGACGGAGCTGATCACCCGCCTGGTGACGGACGAACCGCCGGTCCACGACGAGCGTGCGGCCACCGAGCTCCAGGCACTGGCGGACCAGGGCGTGGAGATCACGGTGGCGGGATCGGGTAGCGACGCCCCGGCCGGTGACGCCCTGCCCCAGGGGCGGCAGCCCCGGAGGGACATGCCGCTGCCCGGCCAGCGGCGCACGCAGGGCGGCCCCGGAGGACTCGGGCCGCAGCTGCGGAGTGCGGCCGCACTGGCGGACGGCCCGGTGGAGCGGGGGCGCGTCGCGGACCTGCGACGGCGCTAG
- a CDS encoding acyl-CoA carboxylase subunit beta — protein MSEPQSDIHTTAGKIADLQRRIDEATHAGSARAVEKQHAKGKLTARERVELLLDEGSFVELDEFARHRSTNFGIEKNRPYGDGVVTGYGTVDGRPVCVYSQDFTIFGGSLGEVYGEKIVKVMDFAMKTGCPVIGINDGGGARIQEGVVALGLFAEIFRRNVHASGVVPQISLIVGPCAGGAVYSPAITDFTVMVDQTSHMFITGPDVIKTVTGEDVGFEELGGARTHNTTSGVAHHMAGDEKDAIEYVKSLLSYLPSNNLSEAPAFPEEADLETTDEDRELDTLIPDSANQPYDMHTAIEHVLDDGEFLETQALFAPNIITGFGRVEGYPVGVVANQPMQFAGCLDIDASEKAARFVRTCDAFNVPVLTFVDVPGFLPGVDQEYGGIIRRGAKLIYAYAEATVPLITVITRKAFGGAYDVMGSKHLGADLNLAWPTAQIAVMGAQGAVNILHRRTIAAADDPEAARAELMTDYEDTLLNPYVAAERGYVDAVIMPSDTRAHLVKGLRQLRTKRESLPPKKHGNIPL, from the coding sequence ATGTCCGAGCCGCAGAGCGACATCCACACGACCGCGGGAAAGATCGCGGACCTGCAGCGCCGTATTGACGAGGCCACGCACGCAGGTTCCGCCCGCGCCGTCGAAAAGCAGCACGCCAAGGGCAAGCTGACCGCCCGCGAGCGAGTAGAACTCCTGCTCGACGAGGGTTCCTTCGTGGAGCTCGACGAGTTCGCGCGGCACCGGTCCACCAATTTCGGCATCGAGAAGAACCGGCCGTACGGGGACGGTGTCGTCACCGGCTACGGCACCGTCGACGGGCGTCCCGTCTGCGTGTACTCGCAGGACTTCACCATCTTCGGTGGCTCGCTCGGCGAGGTGTACGGGGAGAAGATCGTGAAGGTCATGGACTTCGCGATGAAGACCGGATGCCCGGTCATCGGCATCAACGACGGCGGCGGCGCCCGCATCCAGGAGGGTGTGGTCGCCCTCGGCCTGTTCGCCGAGATCTTCCGCCGCAACGTGCACGCCTCGGGCGTCGTCCCGCAGATCTCCCTGATCGTCGGCCCGTGCGCCGGTGGCGCGGTCTACTCCCCCGCGATCACCGACTTCACGGTCATGGTCGACCAGACCTCGCACATGTTCATCACCGGACCCGACGTCATCAAGACGGTCACCGGGGAGGACGTCGGCTTCGAGGAGCTCGGCGGCGCCCGCACGCACAACACCACGTCAGGTGTGGCGCACCACATGGCGGGTGACGAGAAGGACGCCATCGAGTACGTCAAGTCCCTGTTGTCCTACCTCCCGTCGAACAACCTCTCGGAGGCCCCGGCCTTCCCCGAGGAGGCCGATCTGGAGACCACGGACGAGGACCGCGAGCTCGACACCCTCATCCCGGACTCGGCGAACCAGCCGTACGACATGCACACCGCCATCGAGCACGTGCTCGACGACGGCGAGTTCCTGGAGACCCAGGCCCTGTTCGCGCCGAACATCATCACCGGCTTCGGCCGCGTCGAGGGGTACCCGGTCGGCGTCGTCGCCAACCAGCCGATGCAGTTCGCCGGCTGCCTGGACATCGACGCGAGCGAGAAGGCCGCACGCTTCGTGCGCACGTGCGACGCGTTCAACGTGCCGGTCCTGACCTTCGTGGACGTGCCCGGCTTCCTCCCGGGCGTCGACCAGGAGTACGGCGGCATCATCCGCCGGGGCGCCAAGCTGATCTACGCGTACGCCGAGGCCACCGTTCCGCTGATCACCGTGATCACCCGCAAGGCCTTCGGCGGCGCGTACGACGTCATGGGCTCCAAGCACCTGGGCGCCGACCTGAACCTGGCCTGGCCGACGGCGCAGATCGCCGTGATGGGCGCCCAGGGGGCGGTGAACATCCTGCACCGCCGCACGATCGCCGCCGCGGACGACCCGGAGGCCGCCCGCGCCGAGCTGATGACGGATTACGAGGACACCCTCCTCAACCCGTACGTCGCGGCCGAGCGCGGGTACGTCGACGCGGTGATCATGCCGTCCGACACCCGGGCCCACCTCGTGAAGGGCCTGCGCCAGCTCCGCACGAAGCGCGAGTCGCTGCCGCCCAAGAAGCACGGCAACATCCCCCTCTGA
- the mmpB gene encoding morphogenic membrane protein MmpB, whose translation MLWSDPENKPPKELRDAQDMMRRAGLLLALAMVVAMFVLGTR comes from the coding sequence ATGTTGTGGTCCGACCCCGAGAACAAGCCCCCGAAGGAACTGCGCGACGCCCAGGACATGATGCGGCGCGCGGGCCTGCTGCTCGCGCTGGCCATGGTGGTGGCGATGTTCGTCCTGGGGACCCGCTGA
- a CDS encoding acyl-CoA carboxylase epsilon subunit gives MIKVVRGNPTPEELAAALAVVRARAAAAAATPPSGAPLPPEQWSDPGRIARQGSLRPGPRSWARTYWPA, from the coding sequence ATGATCAAGGTCGTACGGGGCAACCCCACCCCGGAAGAGCTCGCCGCCGCCCTCGCGGTGGTCCGGGCGCGTGCGGCGGCGGCAGCCGCCACCCCGCCGTCCGGTGCCCCGCTGCCCCCCGAGCAGTGGTCGGACCCGGGCCGCATAGCCCGCCAGGGGTCGTTGCGGCCCGGCCCGCGCTCCTGGGCCCGGACGTACTGGCCCGCGTGA
- a CDS encoding gamma-glutamylcyclotransferase codes for MSLYAAYAGNLDARLMTRRAPHSPLRGTGWLNGWRLTFGGEQMGWEGALATVVEAPRSQVFVALYDLAPMDEDSMDRWEGVGLDIYRRMRVRVHTLDGEEPAWMYVLNGYEGGLPSARYLGEVADAAESAGAPHDYVMGLRKHPC; via the coding sequence ATGTCGCTCTACGCCGCGTACGCCGGCAACCTCGACGCGCGGCTGATGACGCGCCGCGCTCCGCATTCCCCGCTGCGCGGCACGGGCTGGCTCAACGGCTGGCGGCTGACGTTCGGCGGGGAGCAGATGGGCTGGGAAGGCGCGCTGGCCACGGTGGTCGAGGCGCCCCGTTCCCAGGTCTTCGTGGCGCTGTACGACCTCGCGCCGATGGACGAGGACTCCATGGACCGCTGGGAGGGTGTCGGCCTCGACATCTACCGCCGGATGCGGGTGCGCGTGCACACCCTGGACGGCGAGGAGCCGGCCTGGATGTACGTGCTGAACGGCTACGAGGGCGGGCTGCCCTCCGCGCGCTACCTGGGCGAGGTGGCGGACGCCGCCGAGTCCGCGGGCGCGCCGCACGACTATGTGATGGGTCTCCGCAAGCACCCCTGCTGA
- a CDS encoding biotin--[acetyl-CoA-carboxylase] ligase: MTPPDAAHNRWSDLDRPPLNVAALRRALVRPDGLWSSLDVVERTGSTNSDLAARAAGAGLAEGAVLVAEEQTAGRGRLDRSWSAPPRSGLFLSVYLEPSGVPVERWGWLPLLAGVSAATGLAQSAGVDMALKWPNDLLVTIGDTERKTGGILAERAGDGVVIGLGVNVSLRAAELPTPHAGSLALAGAVSTDRETLLRAVLRSLEQWYGRWRDAEGDAAESGLQAAYAAGCATLDRTVRAELPGDRTLVGEAVAIDGDGRLVLATDDGLQEPVSAGDIVHLRGAEGGLT; the protein is encoded by the coding sequence ATGACACCTCCGGACGCTGCCCACAACCGCTGGTCGGACCTCGACAGGCCACCCCTGAACGTCGCCGCGCTGCGGCGCGCCCTGGTGCGGCCGGACGGACTGTGGAGCTCGCTCGACGTCGTCGAGAGGACCGGCTCCACCAACTCCGACCTCGCGGCACGGGCCGCCGGCGCCGGACTGGCCGAGGGTGCGGTGCTGGTCGCGGAGGAGCAGACCGCGGGCCGCGGGCGACTGGACCGGAGCTGGTCGGCACCGCCCCGCTCCGGCCTGTTCCTCTCGGTCTACCTGGAGCCCTCCGGCGTACCCGTCGAGCGCTGGGGGTGGCTGCCCCTGCTGGCCGGTGTGAGCGCGGCCACGGGGCTCGCGCAGTCCGCGGGCGTCGACATGGCACTGAAATGGCCCAACGACCTCCTGGTGACCATCGGTGACACGGAACGCAAGACCGGCGGCATCCTCGCCGAGCGGGCCGGGGACGGCGTCGTCATCGGCCTCGGCGTCAACGTCTCGCTGCGCGCGGCCGAGCTGCCCACCCCGCACGCCGGGTCGCTGGCGCTCGCCGGCGCTGTCTCGACCGACCGGGAGACGCTGCTGCGGGCCGTCCTGCGCTCGCTGGAGCAGTGGTACGGGCGGTGGCGCGACGCGGAGGGCGACGCCGCCGAAAGCGGGCTGCAGGCCGCGTACGCGGCGGGCTGCGCCACGCTGGACAGGACGGTGCGGGCCGAGCTCCCCGGTGACCGGACGCTCGTCGGCGAGGCCGTCGCCATCGACGGCGACGGACGGCTGGTGCTGGCCACCGACGACGGGCTGCAGGAGCCCGTGTCGGCGGGCGACATCGTCCACCTGCGCGGCGCGGAGGGCGGGCTGACCTGA
- a CDS encoding adenylate/guanylate cyclase domain-containing protein has product MTVDDTGSGEGTDPPAEASVHPTPHHEVDHTAEPTDDPLAIRLEQLILGADRRYTPFQAARTAGVSMDLASRFWRAMGFADIGQAKALTEADVLALRRLAGLVEAGLLSEPMAIQVARSTGQTTARLAEWQIDSFLEGLTEPPEPGMTRTEVTYPLVELLLPELQEFLVYVWRRQLAAATGRVVQAADDEEMVDRRLAVGFADLVGFTRLTRRLEEEELGELVEAFETTAADLVAAHGGRLIKTLGDEVLFAADDAGTAGEIALRLVEVMAQDTTMPALRVGMAFGTVTTRMGDVFGTTVNLASRLTSIAPKDAVLVDGAFAQELTRTGDAPVSEAQAAEEAAAAAERARLAEKEGRQDEEPPLPTYRFGLQPMWQRPVRGLGVVEPWLLARRGKPSS; this is encoded by the coding sequence GTGACCGTCGACGACACGGGTTCCGGCGAGGGCACGGACCCTCCGGCGGAGGCCTCGGTCCACCCCACACCGCACCATGAGGTCGACCACACGGCCGAACCGACCGACGATCCTCTCGCGATCCGGCTGGAACAGCTGATCCTGGGAGCCGACCGCCGGTACACGCCGTTCCAGGCGGCCAGGACCGCCGGGGTCTCCATGGACCTGGCGTCCCGGTTCTGGCGTGCCATGGGCTTCGCCGACATCGGGCAGGCAAAGGCCCTCACCGAGGCCGACGTACTGGCGCTGCGCCGGCTGGCGGGTCTGGTGGAGGCCGGGCTGCTCAGCGAGCCGATGGCGATCCAGGTGGCCCGGTCGACCGGACAGACCACCGCCCGGCTCGCCGAGTGGCAGATCGACTCCTTCCTGGAGGGGCTGACCGAGCCCCCCGAGCCCGGCATGACCCGCACGGAGGTCACCTATCCGCTGGTCGAGCTCCTCCTGCCCGAGCTGCAGGAGTTCCTGGTGTACGTCTGGCGGCGCCAGCTCGCCGCTGCGACGGGCCGGGTCGTGCAGGCCGCGGACGACGAGGAGATGGTCGACCGGCGGCTCGCGGTGGGCTTCGCGGACCTGGTCGGCTTCACCCGGCTGACCCGGAGGCTGGAGGAGGAGGAGCTCGGAGAGCTCGTCGAGGCCTTCGAGACGACCGCCGCCGACCTGGTCGCCGCCCACGGCGGGCGGCTCATCAAGACGCTGGGCGACGAGGTCCTCTTCGCCGCGGACGACGCGGGCACGGCGGGCGAGATAGCGCTCCGGCTGGTCGAGGTGATGGCCCAGGACACCACGATGCCCGCGCTGCGGGTCGGCATGGCGTTCGGCACGGTGACCACGCGCATGGGCGACGTGTTCGGTACGACGGTGAACCTGGCGAGCAGGCTCACGTCGATAGCTCCGAAGGACGCCGTGCTGGTCGACGGGGCGTTCGCCCAGGAACTGACGCGGACGGGGGACGCCCCCGTCTCCGAGGCGCAGGCGGCCGAGGAGGCCGCGGCGGCGGCCGAGCGCGCCCGGCTGGCCGAGAAGGAGGGCCGGCAGGACGAGGAGCCGCCCCTGCCGACGTACCGCTTCGGACTGCAGCCGATGTGGCAGCGGCCGGTGCGAGGCCTCGGCGTGGTCGAGCCGTGGCTGCTGGCGCGGCGCGGCAAGCCGTCGTCCTGA
- a CDS encoding biotin carboxylase N-terminal domain-containing protein, with translation MRKVLIANRGEIAVRVARACRDAGIASVAVYADPDRDALHVRAADEAFALGGDTPAASYLDMAKVLQAAKDSGADAIHPGYGFLSENAEFAQAVLDAGLTWIGPPPQAIRDLGDKVAARHIAQRAGAPLVAGTPDPVSGSAEVVAFAEENGLPIAIKAAFGGGGRGLKVARTLEEIPELYDSAVREAVAAFGRGECFVERYLDKPRHVETQCLADTHGNVVVVSTRDCSLQRRHQKLVEEAPAPFLTQEQNAELYAASKAILKEAGYVGAGTVEFLVGVDGTISFLEVNTRLQVEHPVTEEVTGLDLVREMFRIADGEELGYGDPAVRGHSFEFRINGEDPGRGFLPAPGTVTLFAPPAGPGVRLDAGVETGSVIGPAWDSLLAKLVVTGATREQALQRAARALAEFEVEGMATAIPFHRAVVVDPAFTSDPFRVHTRWIETEFVNDIKPFAAPADAEADEESGRETVVVEVGGKRLEVSLPSSLGMSLARTGLAAGAKPKRRAAKKAGSAASGDTLASPMQGTIVKVAVEEGQEVKEGDLVVVLEAMKMEQPLNAHRSGIVKGLSAEVGTSVSSGAAICEIKD, from the coding sequence GTGCGCAAGGTGCTCATCGCCAACCGTGGCGAAATCGCTGTCCGCGTTGCTCGGGCTTGCCGGGATGCCGGAATCGCGAGCGTAGCCGTCTACGCCGATCCGGACCGGGATGCTCTGCATGTCCGCGCGGCCGACGAGGCGTTCGCTCTGGGCGGTGACACCCCGGCCGCCAGTTACCTGGACATGGCCAAGGTGCTCCAGGCTGCCAAGGACTCGGGGGCGGACGCGATCCACCCCGGCTACGGCTTCCTCTCGGAGAACGCCGAGTTCGCCCAGGCCGTCCTCGACGCCGGTCTGACCTGGATCGGCCCGCCCCCGCAGGCGATCCGGGATCTCGGCGACAAGGTGGCCGCCCGTCACATCGCGCAGCGCGCCGGCGCCCCCCTGGTGGCCGGCACGCCGGACCCGGTGAGCGGCTCGGCCGAGGTCGTGGCGTTCGCCGAGGAGAACGGCCTGCCGATCGCCATCAAGGCGGCCTTCGGCGGTGGCGGTCGCGGTCTGAAGGTGGCTCGCACGCTGGAGGAGATCCCGGAGCTGTACGACTCCGCGGTCCGTGAGGCCGTCGCGGCCTTCGGGCGCGGCGAGTGCTTCGTGGAGCGCTACCTGGACAAGCCGCGGCACGTGGAGACCCAGTGCCTGGCCGACACCCACGGCAACGTGGTCGTCGTCTCCACCCGTGACTGCTCGCTGCAGCGCCGCCACCAGAAGCTGGTCGAGGAGGCGCCCGCCCCGTTCCTGACGCAGGAGCAGAACGCGGAGCTGTACGCCGCCTCCAAGGCGATCCTCAAGGAAGCCGGCTACGTCGGCGCCGGGACGGTCGAGTTCCTGGTCGGCGTGGACGGCACGATCTCCTTCCTGGAGGTCAACACCCGCCTTCAGGTGGAGCACCCGGTCACCGAGGAGGTCACCGGCCTCGACCTCGTACGCGAGATGTTCCGCATCGCCGACGGCGAGGAGCTCGGCTACGGCGACCCGGCCGTGCGCGGCCACTCCTTCGAGTTCCGGATCAACGGCGAGGACCCGGGCCGCGGCTTCCTGCCCGCTCCCGGCACCGTCACCCTGTTCGCCCCGCCGGCCGGTCCGGGTGTCCGGCTGGACGCGGGCGTCGAGACGGGTTCGGTCATCGGCCCCGCCTGGGACTCGCTGCTGGCCAAGCTGGTCGTGACCGGCGCCACCCGCGAGCAGGCACTGCAGCGCGCGGCGCGTGCGCTGGCGGAGTTCGAGGTGGAGGGCATGGCCACGGCCATCCCGTTCCACCGCGCGGTCGTCGTCGACCCGGCGTTCACCTCCGACCCGTTCCGGGTGCACACCCGCTGGATCGAGACGGAGTTCGTCAACGACATCAAGCCGTTCGCGGCCCCGGCGGACGCGGAGGCGGACGAGGAGTCCGGCCGCGAGACCGTCGTCGTCGAGGTCGGCGGCAAGCGCCTGGAGGTCTCCCTGCCCTCCTCGCTGGGCATGAGCCTGGCACGTACGGGCCTGGCGGCCGGTGCCAAGCCCAAGCGCCGCGCGGCGAAGAAGGCGGGTTCCGCCGCTTCGGGCGACACCCTCGCCTCCCCGATGCAGGGCACGATCGTCAAGGTCGCCGTCGAGGAGGGCCAGGAGGTCAAGGAGGGCGACCTCGTGGTCGTCCTGGAGGCCATGAAGATGGAACAGCCCCTCAACGCGCACCGCTCCGGCATCGTGAAGGGCCTGTCCGCGGAGGTCGGCACCTCGGTCTCGTCCGGCGCGGCGATCTGCGAGATCAAGGACTGA
- a CDS encoding NAD(P)H-quinone dehydrogenase, which yields MTRIVIIGGGPGGYEAALVGAQLGAEVTVVDCDGLGGASVLTDCVPSKTLIATAEVMTTFDSSYEELGIIVADDTPHIEQAARVVGVDLGKVNRRVKRLALAQSHDITASVTRAGARVMRGRGRLEGLQAADGSRQVVVRAADGTEERLTADAVLIATGAHPREIPDAQPDGERILNWTQVYDLDELPEELIVVGSGVTGAEFAGAYQALGSRVTLVSSRDRVLPGEDPDAAAVLEDVFRRRGMNVMARSRAQSAKRVGDRVEVTLADGRVISGTHCLMAVGAIPNTAGMGLEEAGVLLKESGHVRTDRVSRTSAPGVYAAGDVTGVFALASVAAMQGRIAMYHFLGDAVAPLDLKTVSSNVFTDPEIATVGYSQADVDAGKIEARVVKLPLLRNPRAKMQGIRDGFVKIFARPGTGIVVGGCVVAPRASELIHPISIAVDNNLTVEQIANAFTVYPSLSGSIAEVARQLHSRKRTGDA from the coding sequence GTGACTCGGATCGTGATCATCGGCGGTGGCCCCGGCGGCTACGAGGCGGCGCTGGTGGGCGCCCAGCTCGGCGCGGAGGTGACCGTCGTCGACTGCGACGGCCTCGGCGGCGCGTCGGTCCTCACCGACTGCGTGCCCTCGAAGACCCTGATCGCGACGGCCGAGGTGATGACCACCTTCGACTCCTCCTACGAGGAACTCGGCATCATCGTCGCCGACGACACGCCGCACATCGAGCAGGCGGCGCGGGTGGTCGGGGTCGACCTCGGCAAGGTCAACCGGCGGGTCAAGCGCCTGGCGCTGGCCCAGTCCCACGACATCACCGCCTCCGTGACCCGTGCGGGGGCCAGGGTCATGCGCGGGCGCGGCAGGCTGGAGGGCCTCCAGGCCGCCGACGGATCCCGCCAGGTCGTCGTGAGGGCGGCCGACGGGACGGAGGAGCGGCTCACCGCCGACGCGGTGCTGATCGCGACCGGCGCCCACCCCCGCGAGATCCCGGACGCGCAGCCCGACGGCGAGCGCATCCTGAACTGGACCCAGGTCTACGACCTGGACGAGCTCCCCGAGGAGCTCATCGTGGTCGGCTCCGGTGTGACGGGTGCCGAGTTCGCCGGTGCCTACCAGGCGCTCGGCTCCCGTGTCACCCTCGTCTCCTCCCGCGACCGGGTGCTGCCGGGCGAGGACCCGGACGCCGCAGCCGTCCTCGAGGACGTCTTCCGGCGCCGCGGCATGAACGTCATGGCGCGCTCCCGCGCCCAGTCCGCCAAGCGCGTCGGCGACCGCGTCGAGGTCACGCTGGCCGACGGCCGGGTCATCTCGGGCACCCACTGCCTGATGGCGGTCGGCGCGATCCCGAACACCGCCGGCATGGGCCTGGAGGAGGCCGGAGTCCTGCTCAAGGAGTCCGGGCACGTGCGGACCGACCGGGTCTCCCGCACCAGCGCCCCCGGCGTGTACGCGGCCGGTGACGTCACCGGGGTCTTCGCACTCGCCTCGGTCGCCGCGATGCAGGGCCGGATCGCGATGTACCACTTCCTCGGCGACGCGGTGGCCCCGCTGGACCTGAAGACCGTCTCCTCGAACGTCTTCACGGACCCCGAGATCGCCACGGTCGGCTACAGCCAGGCCGACGTGGACGCCGGCAAGATCGAGGCCCGCGTCGTGAAGCTGCCGCTGCTGCGCAACCCGCGCGCCAAGATGCAGGGCATCCGGGACGGTTTCGTCAAGATCTTCGCCCGCCCCGGCACGGGCATCGTGGTCGGCGGCTGCGTCGTCGCTCCGCGGGCCAGTGAGCTGATCCACCCGATCTCGATCGCGGTCGACAACAACCTGACCGTGGAACAGATCGCGAACGCCTTCACCGTGTACCCGTCCCTGTCGGGCTCGATCGCCGAAGTGGCACGGCAGTTGCACAGCCGTAAGCGCACCGGCGACGCGTAG
- a CDS encoding nucleoside triphosphate pyrophosphatase, translated as MTGMTDQRRLVLASASPARLGLLRQAGFAPEVIVSGVDEDALTAPTPGELALVLAEAKAAAVAGRPESAGALVIGCDSVLELDGEALGKPADSEEATARWKSMRGRSGVLRTGHSLIDTATGRTASATASTVVRFGEPTDAEVAAYVSSGEPLHVAGAFTLDGRSAPFVESIEGDHGNVIGLSLPLLRRLLGELGLSVTDLWV; from the coding sequence ATGACCGGTATGACTGATCAGCGCCGTCTCGTGCTCGCCTCCGCCTCCCCCGCCCGCCTCGGCCTCCTCCGTCAGGCCGGTTTCGCCCCCGAGGTGATCGTCAGCGGCGTGGACGAGGACGCGCTCACCGCTCCGACGCCCGGTGAGCTGGCACTCGTGCTCGCCGAGGCCAAGGCCGCCGCCGTGGCGGGCCGTCCCGAGAGCGCCGGCGCGCTGGTCATCGGCTGCGACTCGGTACTGGAACTGGACGGCGAGGCGCTCGGCAAGCCGGCCGACAGCGAGGAGGCCACCGCGCGCTGGAAGTCCATGCGCGGCCGCTCGGGTGTGCTGCGGACGGGTCACAGCCTCATCGACACGGCGACCGGCCGTACGGCGTCGGCGACCGCGTCCACCGTCGTCCGCTTCGGTGAGCCGACCGACGCGGAGGTGGCGGCGTACGTCTCTTCGGGTGAACCGCTGCACGTCGCGGGAGCCTTCACCCTGGACGGCCGCTCGGCGCCGTTCGTCGAGTCGATCGAGGGTGACCACGGCAACGTCATCGGGCTCTCGCTGCCGCTGCTGCGCCGGCTGCTCGGCGAACTGGGTCTTTCCGTCACGGACTTGTGGGTCTGA
- a CDS encoding TetR/AcrR family transcriptional regulator produces MAMSTAGTPARPMRADARRNYDRLVGEARASFAEHGTDASLEDVARRAGVGIGTLYRHFPNRHALMNAVFQDALASLLARSRELAEAEQPCAALMEWLRAIVTHAGEYRGLAQALMSASGDATSALTQCHVPLRQAGTRLLERARSSGAVRAEVSIDDLLQLTNAIALAAEQSPSDPALADRLLRLTLQGLKPSAGD; encoded by the coding sequence ATGGCGATGAGCACGGCAGGAACGCCGGCCCGTCCGATGCGCGCCGACGCGCGCCGCAACTACGACCGGCTGGTCGGTGAGGCCCGGGCGTCCTTCGCCGAGCACGGCACGGACGCCTCGCTGGAGGACGTCGCCCGGCGTGCGGGGGTGGGCATCGGCACGCTCTACCGGCACTTCCCGAACCGGCACGCACTGATGAACGCGGTGTTCCAGGACGCCCTGGCCTCACTGCTCGCGCGCTCCCGCGAACTGGCGGAAGCGGAGCAGCCGTGCGCGGCGCTGATGGAGTGGCTGCGAGCGATCGTCACCCATGCGGGTGAGTACCGCGGCTTGGCGCAGGCGCTCATGTCCGCGTCCGGTGACGCCACTTCAGCCCTGACGCAATGTCACGTACCGCTCCGGCAGGCCGGGACGCGGCTGCTGGAGCGGGCGCGGTCGAGCGGCGCGGTGCGGGCGGAGGTGTCGATCGACGACCTGCTGCAGCTGACGAACGCGATCGCGCTGGCCGCGGAGCAGTCCCCCAGCGATCCGGCTCTGGCCGACCGCCTCCTGCGGCTGACGCTCCAGGGCCTGAAGCCGTCGGCCGGCGACTGA